Genomic DNA from Streptomyces sp. GS7:
GCGACCTCGGTGATCGCGCTGTCGCCGACCGCGAGGTCGGCTTGGCCGTCGGTGGTGAAGTATGGCGCGATGAACGTCTCGTAGTGGGCTCGGACTTCGTCCTCGGTCTGTCCGCCGAGGAACGTCCGCATGTGCCGCACGGTGGTGTCGGGGTCGTCGTGGATCACCTGCAGGGCGCGCCGGTGGGCTCGTACGACGGCCTGGACCGCTGGGTCGTCCGGGTCGATGTAGGTGGGGTCGACGGCCACGCCCACGGTGGGGATCTGGAAGTGGTCGCCGACCCAGGCCGGCACTTGCCAGCCGTGCTCGGCGGCGACCGCCTCGGGCGCCATGGTGCTGCCGACGTAGGCGGCGTCGATCGTGCCCTCGCGCAGCCGGCGCAGGTCCATGCCGTAGTCGCCGGGCGAGCGGACGACGGTGTCGACGTCGCGGTCGGGGTCGAGGCCGGCCTTGCGCAGCACGATCCGGGCGAAGCACCCGGGTGGGGTGTGGGGGGCGTGTACCGCCAGTCGTTGGCCGGCCAGGTCGGTCAGGGAGGTCAGGCCGTGGCGGGCCAGGAACCAGAACAGCGGGTGGTGGGTGTTGACGTCAAGGGCGACCCACGGGATGCCGTCGGTCAGGCGGGAGAGCAGCGCCCGGCCGAGCCCGATGGTGGCGCAGCGGCGCAGCCGTTCGATGTCCCAGGTGCAGCCGTCGCGCAGTGCGACGTGGACGCCCTCGTCGGCGTAGTAGTCCTGCTGGTCGGCGATGTAGGCGGCCAGTTCCTCGTGCAGGCCCCGCCCGACGTAGGCGAGATCGATCCTGTACATGAAGCTGTTCCTTTGGTGCTGAGGTGATGGTCCGGCGGATACCGGTCGGGTTGTCAGTCCATCGACATTCCGCCGTTGACCGCGGCCGTGGTGCCGGTCATGAAGCAGTTGTCCTCACTGGCGTAGAAGGCGACCGCTTGGGCGACGTCGGCTGGGCGTGCCAGGCGGCCCATGGGGGTGAGGGCCACCTGCCGTTGCTTGATCTTCTCGTCGAGCGCAGACCCCATGCGAGTGTCCTCCACCGGGCCGGCTGCGACGATGTTGACCGTGATGCCCTGCGGGCCCAGTTCCTGGGCGAGGTAGCGGGCGAACTGCTCCAGGGCGGCCTTGGCCGCGCCCAGTGCGATCATGCCCGTCCGGGGCCGGCGGCTGAGGCCGGTGCTGATGTAGACGATGCGTCCCCAGCCCTGTTCGCTCATGGCGGGCAGGACGGCCTTGGTGACCGCGAACGCCGCGTGCATCTCGGCGTCGATCTTGCCGCCCAGCTCCTCCCACGTCATGTCCTGGAACGACTTGACCGCATACGGGATCAGCGCGTTGTGCACGAGCACGTCGATGCCGCCCCACGCCGCCTGGACCTGCTCGACCATGCTCTCGACGGCCGCTGCCTCGCGCACGTCGGCCTGCACGGCCATGGCCTGCCCGTCTGCGGCCTCGATGTCGGCCACGACCTCGTCGGCCGCCTTGGTGCTGCGCAGATAGTTGACCACCACGCGCATCCCTCGCGCGGCAAGGAGACCCGCGGTGGCCGCACCGATTCCCCTGCTGGCTCCTGTCACCAATGCCACCCGGCCGTCTGCCCCAGTCACGAGCCCACCTCCTGATCATCATCGCGGGTCGTCGGAAAGACCGCCCGGAGTCCTGCGCCGTCGGTGCCGGGGTCTGCTGAGCGGATCGCCCCGTAGAGCACGGTGTCGACGGTCGCCCGCGGCAGATCTGCCGCAGCCCAGTCCAGTTCGCGCGGCAACTGCGAGTTGAGTAGCCGCTCCAACGCGCCGCGAGTGATCTCACCGAGCAGCTCAGGCGGCGCCGACGGCAGTCCCCGACGGTGCCCGTCCCGGAGCAGCTCGTCGAGCCGCCCGTAGACCACCGCGTCCACACGCAGCTCCAGCGGGTACTTCCTCGGGGCAGGCATCGTCTGGGCTCCTCTCACGAAACCCATCTGACCCTCTGTCAACACCTTCCGCATCTCGGGGGGAAGCTCACCAAAGCGGGCGGGACGTCGACCAGAACCAGTCCGCGCCCTCACATCAGGACTGATCCCTTACCTGACTCCGCCCCCGGACTGCGGCTGACGAGCCGACCGGGCACGTACGCATCGGCTACGCCCGCGCATTCACCGTCCGCCAGTCCCTCGACACCCAACTCGACTCCCTCACCGACGCCGGCGTCACCCGGATCTTCCCCGAGAAGATCTCCACCCGCGCCACCAGACGGCCGGAACTGGAGAGGGCGGTCACCTTCGCCCGCGAGGTCCGCGGCTCCGGGTTGCGCGTCACTCTCGTCGTCCACGAGCGCAAGCGGCTCGGCCGTGGCATCGACCTGGCCACCCTCGCCTGGTCTGGAGTTCGACCCCGGGGGACAACGGAACAGCGGTTGGCGCTAAAGCGGCACCTTCAAGGGCGAGCTGATCGATCGAGGCTAGTGCCCAGGGACTTTTCAGGGACTTTCCGCCGCGTGAGTAGGGAAGGCCCTGACAGCGCTTAAAGAAGCGAAATCGCTAGTCAGGGCCGGTTTCCTCAATACTCGATGATGTTCACCGCCAGCCCGCCCCGCGCCGTCTCCTTGTACTTGACGCGCATGTGGCCCTCATGCCCGCAGCAGGTTTAGCCTGAGCGGGCTCAAATGGTGTATGCGCAAGGCGCCGCTGTCGCTCCCGTGAGCCGTCCGTCTGTCGATGCCAAGGCTCGGCATGCCCGTCCATTAGGTTCGGCCGGGATCTGTGGTTAACCTTCAGCCGGCAATGGCAAGGAGGGAACGATGGACCGTCGATACGTGGGTATCAACGACGCTGCGCAGTACCTCGACACGACGCCCCGCTGGATGTACCGAAGAGTCTCGCCGGCACGGGATTCCGCGGTACTAATTCGGTGGCAAGCGGAAGTTCCGGATCGAAGATCTGGACCGGTGGGCGGAACAGCAAAGGGTCACCTGAAGGGGGCCGAGCATCAGCTCGGCCCCCTTCAGGCGTGTTAAAGGCCCTCGTTGAGAACCTTGGCGGCCCGGCCGATGGAGGCAGGCATGAGGTGTCGATAGATGCGGAACGTCATGCCGATGTTCTTGTGGCCCATCCATTCGGCCACGTCCGTGATGGGGATGCCCTTGGAGAGGCAGTTGGACGCGAAGTAGTGGCGGAGAGAATACGGGTTGAGCTTCCGGGTGATGCCGGCCCTCTTCCTTGCTGCGTCCCATGTCGCGAGCCCTACGTCCCCCTCCTCCATCGACATGATGAAGTCCTCGACAACGGTCGAGGTGAAGGTGTTGATTCGACGTGACTCCAATGCCGGGAGGATCTGGCCCTGAAGCAATGTATTGACGGTCCGGGTGCTTCCCGCCGTGTAGTGGCGCTGTCGGGCCAGCCATGCCGACGCGTACTCACCGAAGCGTTGCTTTCCGAGCTCCCGTTTCAGCTCGGCCTGCTGCCGGGGAGTGTTGCGCTTTTCGTTGTAGATCTCTGTGAGGCGATCCAGGGCGCCCTGCTGTGTGGAATAGCCCGTCTCTTCACGCTGCCGGCCGGAAGCATCGCGGTAGCGGATGGCGTACGGGTGCGCGCATCGGCCTTGCCTGGTGCAGGAGCAGGTCTTGAAAGAGCTGCTCCCATTGGCCACATCCTCCCGCCACGCCCGCTCCCTTCTGCCGTCGCGCGCCACTGTGACGTCCTGGCCTACGGTCTGGTTCCTGGCCGTTCCTACTCAGATGACGTGGGGTGTGTTCAGTGGGTGCCGGAACTCACCGCCACCGCCCGGTCGGCGAACCACTGCTTCCCGCCGACCCGTTGCTCAGGGCTGCGGCCTGCGCGGCCCTGGATGTACCCGAGTTCAACGGCCACTGGATGGACGGCCACTTCACCTCGGCGACGCGGTACACCTGGGCGCGGCCATGTCCCTGCGCGGCGGGTTTGCGGCCCCGTCCTGCAGGTTGCCGACCCTCCCGAACTCCCGCATCCGATGGGCCTGTCTGAAAGATCTGGTCTCCGCGCTCGTACGGGCAGACCGTGTGGCTCCGAGGTGTCCGGACGTACCCTCACGACCGCCAACCCGCCCGACGGGAGCCGTCCCTAGCGTGATCTACCCGCCGTAAGGGGTCCTGGTGGACTTCGGGGCGGCGGTCGTCGAACAGCCGCGGGCGGTCGACGGCCTGCTCGGCGTGCGACCCGTGGTCACTGCCACTCTGTCGGCGGGCCAACGGACAACCGGACCACTGACCGTGCCGTCAGGGCCCGCTCTCTCGCCGGTCGACCGCCCTTTGCGAAACCTGGAGGAGCTGTGAAGCGTGCCGAAGCACTGGAGATGGTGAAGGAATCGCAGGCCGAGATCGACCCGGACGCCGACTTCACGAAGCTGGGGCCTGGCGACACGCTCCGGGATGCTCTGGAACTCCACTCGCTCGACTTCCTCAGCTTCATCGAGATCCTAGGCAAACGTGGCGCGGTCAGGACCGATGACGAGGACACCCCACACCTCAGTAAACTGGTGGACAGCGGCGCCCCCCTCGTGGCCCGCGCGGAGCATAGGCCATGGTCGAACGTGTCGGGACGCCTTCGCTCATCGTGCTCGTGGGGTACGCGACAGCACGTTCCACCAGGGAGATCGTGGCCGAAACCGAAAGGAGCCGGCCGATGAACGTCTCAAAGTTGATGAGCGCTCCGGCGGTGGCCGTTCCGGTCGGGACGGACCTACGGGAGGTGGCCCGCCAGATGGAGGAGTACGGGGTCGGTTGCCTGGTGGTCACGGACGGCGGGAGGCTGCAAGGCATCGTCACCGACCGCGACCTCGCGGTGCGCATGCTGGCCAGGGGACTGGACGCGGGGGAGCGGGTGGATGCGGTGATGACCCTGCCCGTGATCACGGTGGACGTGAACGACGACGTTTACGACGCATACCGCGCGTTCCGCAACTCCGGGGTTCGCCGCCTGCCCGTACTGGATGGGCACCGGCCCGTGGGCATGCTGACCGTGGACGACCTGCTCATGGACGTCTTCCAGCGGGTGGGTGATCTGCTGGGCCCGGTTGCCTGGAGCATGGTGGAGGGATCGTCCGGGTCGTGCACCACGGATCAGAGCTGAGTGCCCGCCTGCGGCGTGTCCGCGCACGATGGTCACGGTAAGTCCGTCCACAGCGCCGGCCATTTCCGGTGACCGTGCGGAGCAGTTTGGGGGCACCGGGCTGTGTCGCCCAAGCCGAGCGAGCAGCCGCCGATGGGACGGGACGTACCTCCGGACGGGTGTGACCGCACGGGTGTCGTCACCGGGGTTGGTCGCCTCGATATGACGGGCGTCGGTCGCCGGATGCGGCGTCCTGTGGCCGCCGTGACGATGAGGGCATGGTTCCCGTCCCTGCCGCCGACCGTTTCGGCGCCTTCCGGGCTCTCGCCGACCGGCGGGGGAGGCCCGGAGGCCGGTTGATGGGATTCCTGGCCCGGACCAGGCCAGGCACGACGGACAGCTCTGGTACTTGGGCGCCGGCCGTCGCGGTCGGTGTCGGCCTGCCGGCCGTCGCCGCGCGCGAGCCGGCCGGGCACCACGCAGACCTGGCCACCCCGCACTGCCGCCGCCATGTACGGGTGTGCGTCGCCACGGCTTGCTGCGCCGCGAGGGTGGCCGGCACTTCGCGGAGGCGGAGCGCGAGCTGGGCGTCGACGACGGAAGCGCCGCCGCCGGCGGGTCGGTCTCGCTCCAGGCAGTCCGCTGCCTTGGGCACTGCTATACCGGGCCCGCCGCCCTTGACGGTGAGACGCCGTGGCCCTGCCCGGACGCCGACCGGCCGGGCGAGGCCAAGCTGTACACGGGACGGTTCGCCACCGCGGACGGGCGCGCACACCTCGCGTCCTGCCCCTATCTGCCCCCGGGTGAGCAGGCCGCCGACGACTACCCGCTGATCACGGTTACACGGCGGCGGCCGGCCCACTCCAACTCCGGCAGCATGACCCGGCGTACGACCAACCTCCTGCTGGAATCCGCCGACTGGCTGGACCTCCACCCCGATGACGCGGACCGCTACGGCCTGCGCGACGGTGATCCGGTCAAGGTCGAAAGCCGCCACGGCGAGGCCAGGCTCCTCGCGCGGGTCAGCGGTGAGGTGAACCCGGGTCAGGTCTTCAGCGCGTTCCACTTCCCGGCGAACGGAGTGAACCGGCTGACCTCCAGCCACGCGGACCCAGTGCGGGCCCTTCGGTGGCGTGCTCAGCGTGGCCATGATCTCCCAGGTCGTCACGTTGACGCCGCACAACGCGCATACCGAACCGTGACGTCATGCCTCCAGCGAAGGCTGGTGTCTTCCGCCGGCGCCATGTTGGCTCCGTCCGCGGCCCTCTCCGAGCGGTCCGGGACGTGCGCCGCCGCCGTGGGCGCCGCGGGTGACGAGCGTGTCGTCATGCCTCTCAACCACTACGTGAAGTCCTGCGACGAGATCACGCCCGTCCCTCGACCGGACAAGGAGCGGAAGGATCTCTACGCATCTGTCCTGGACCAGACGGCTCTGCGCGCGGTGTACGAGCTCTTCAGCGCCGATACCGAGCACGTCGTGCGATCCATTGCGTTGAACGGGCGTGTAGCCACGATCGACCGGGCCACCGGACGGGAGGTGCCCCCGTGCCTCGTCAGCCTCCAGACAGTTCGGGACGAGTTCGAACAGCTTGTGCTCACACAGGTGGATCCGCGTGCCTGCCTGAAGCGGCCGCGCTCACTGGTCTCGCTGAACCCGTAGAAGCCGGAGCCCGGTTGTCCGTTCGTCACTTTCGATCTGAGCGGGTTCCGGCTCATGGACAGCATGGACGCGGTGGCTGGACTCGACCGTCGCCGGGCGCTGATGGACCTGACGCCAACGGAGTTCGAGCAACCGGTGAGGCAGCTCTTCCGGTCGAGGCCGCGAACGGCAGTACTTTGCGGATGTCTGGTCCGCTGTGCTGCATGGCGGGCCGACCGCTGTCCATGGGCCACCGCCGAGGCCGCGAGGTCGGATCGTTGTCGGGGATCCAGCGGCAGCGGTCCAGGCGGTCAGGCATCGTAGGACGGGGAACCGTTGTTACTCGGCGGGTGTGCAGAAGCCCATGACCCGCTCGACGCCGGCCCGGTTGTACCAGCTGCGGTCGAACAGCACGATCTCGCCGGTTGCGGGAAGGTGTTGGGTGTAGCGCTGGAAGTACCACTGGGGGCGTTCGCGCTCGGTGGGTGGGGGCAGCGCGACGATGTGGGGCACCCGGGGGTTGAGGTATGCGGTCACTCGCTTGATGGTGCTGCCCTTCCCGGCTGCGTCCCGCCCTTCGAAGACGACGACGAGCCGGGCGCCCTTGGCGCGGACCCACTCCTGGAGCTTCACCCGCTCCGTCTGCAGGCGGTACAGCTGGTGTTCGTACCGTGCCTTCGACAGCTTCCGCGTTCCGCGGCTCCTGCCTTCCTGGCCGTCCGCCATGTACCGACGGTCGGAGCGCTGGGCCGGTGCGGGCGGGCAGTGTGGCCAAAGCGGGTCCGCCGGAGCTGCGGCGTAGGGCAGGGGAAAGGGCCGGACGGCCCTGTGCGGACGAGTTGGTGCGTCGCAGGCTGAGGAGTGATGTCGGACCGGGAGCACCCGCACGGCAACCGTGTGCCGCGGAGCTGGTCCCGAGGAGGCGCCACCATGCCGAACACTCCGCACGGGGTCAGCGATGTCATGACGCAGCCTGTGGCAGCCGTGGACCGTGAAGCCGGCTTCAAGACGATCGTCGAGACCATGCAGCGGTGGCGGGTGAGCGCCCTGCCGGTGCTCTCGGCGGAGCGGCGGGTGGTCGGCGTGGTGTCCGAGGCCGATCTGCTGCCCAAAGAAGGGTTCCGGGAGGCGGACGCGGACCGGCTTGAACGTCTGCGGCTGTCCGACGACGTACGCCGGGCGGAAGCCCTGACGGCGGGCGAGCTGATGACCAGCCCCGCGGTGACGGTGCACGGCGATGCGGCCCTGGCCCAGGCGGCGCGGACGATGGCCACGGCCTCGGTCAAACGTCTGCCGGTCGTGGACGGCAACGGCCTGCTGGTGGGCATTGTCAGCCGTGCCGACCTGCTGAAGGTGTTCCTGCGGTCCGATGAGGACCTTGCGGAGGAGGTGCGGCGGGTGCTCGTGACGTTCTTCGCCGCGCCGACGAAGGGTCTGCACGTCGAGGTTGGGGACGGCGTGGTCACGCTGAGCGGGCGGATGCGGGACCGGTCGCTGGTGCCTGTGGTGGCGCGTCTGGTGCGCGGTATCGAGGGGGTGGTGGACGTGGAGTACGACGTAACGGGTGTCGCGCCGGTACGGGTCGGTCCGTCAACGGAGGGCTCGTCGCTGTGACGGCTCGCCGAGAGGCGCGTGGTGCCTGCGCGAGTGCTCAGCCGTGCGGGACGACGGCGACCGGGGCGAGGCAGTGGTGCAGGACGGCGTGGGCGATGTGCCCGATGTGAGACGGAGCCGGCCGTGCCGTGCGGCGGTGACGCCCGATGACGACGAGTGCCGCGTGGGTGGCGGCATCGAGCAGGTGGTGGGCCGGCTCGCCGATGACAGCCTGCGCCGCCAACTCCACGCCCGGGTATCTTTCCTGCCACGGTCGCAGCGCCTGGCGCACGGAGTCCCGCTCGCCGGCCGAGAGGTCGGAGCCGAACCTCAGCGCCGCACCGAGGCCGTAGAGGTGATACGGCGGTGGGTTCCAGCCGTGCACCACCACCAAGGGCGCGGCGCGCACGGCCGCGGTCTCGAAGGCGAAACCGATCACCTCGTTGCAGGGGCGGCTGAGATCCAGGCCGAGGACTACCGGAAGGGGCGGTCCTGGTTCTGCACCGGGAGGTGGTTGTTCCACTGAGCGCCCGGCCCGGACGAGGACGACGGGCGCTTCCGCGTGGGCGACGGTGGCCATACTCACCGAGCCGAGCAGGAAGCCGGTGAGTCTCCCTGCACCGACTGTGCCGATCACCAGCATCTCGGCGTCCTTCGCGGCCTGGCACAGCACATCCCGTGGTGGGCCGACGACGAAGTCCGCCGTGATGTCGAGGTCCGGGTGGAGCTGCCGCAGTCGATCGGTCAGCTCCTGGGGACCCCCCTGCGACCAGCGGCGGGCGGCCTCCGGCCCGGCGGGTGGGGCGTGGGAGTGGGGTTGCCGCTCCCAGGCGTGGAGCAGCCGCAACGGCAGGTCCCTGAGCACCGCCTCGCGGGCGCCCCAGTCCGCGGCGGCCAGGCTCGCGGGCGAGCCGTCCACACCGACGGCAACGGGGCGCGACATGCCCCACCTCCCAGACGATGGATGAGCGCGTCGTCGCTCCCAGACTGCGCGGTGTGCTCGCCTCGCGGGAGGGGCCGCTGGGCCCGAGGGAGGTCTGGTCGGCCCCCGCGCGGGGCCGGAGCTGCGACGCGTGCGCCGGTCGGTCGGCGGAGGTAGGGCCGTACGGCCCCTGCCGGAGGCGGACGGCCAACCGCACGCTGAAGGTGTGTCGCAGCCCGGTAGAGCGGTCGCAGGAGGAGGCGGCGTCATGGCGCACACCCCGCACACGGTCAGCGACGTGATGACCCGGACGGTGGTCGCCGTCGGTCAGGAGGCCCGCTTCAAGGAGATCGTCGAGACCATGGAGCAGTGGCAGGTGAGCGCCCTGCCGGTGCTCGCGGGGGAGGGGCGAGTGATCGGCGTGGTCTCCGAGGCCGACCTGCTGCCCAAGGAGGAGTTCCGGGACGCGGCACCGGACCGGATGGAGCAGCGGCAACGTCTGGCGGACCTGCGCAAGGCCGGCGGTCTCACGGCGGGCGAGTTGATGAGCACCCCGGCGCTGACGGTGCGCGCGGACGAGACCATCGCCCAGGCGGCACGCACGATGGCGCGCAAGTCGGTCAAGCGGCTGCCCGTCGTCGACAGCCACGGCATGCTGCAGGGCGTCGTCAGCCGCGCGGACCTGCTGAAGGTCTTCCTGCGCTCCGACGAGGACCTGGCGGCGGAAGTACGGACGGAGATCGTCGACCGGCTGTTCACCGGGACTGCGCAGAAGGTCGAAGTGAGCGTCGAGGAGGGCGTGGTGACGTTGCGCGGACCGATCCGCGACACTGCGCTGCTGCCAGTCCTGTCCCGCCTGGTGCGGGCGGTCGAGGGCGTGGTGGACGTGACGTTCGACGTCCGCACGGCTCCGACGACGGAGAAGCGCACGGTGGCCGGCTGAGGGAAGGCGTCGGTGCGCGGAATGCATGGCAGGCGGCGGGACGCACGGGAACGACCGTCGCGGAGGCGCGGCCAGGCCCGGGGAAGGACGAGGTGCGATGACGGAAACGGCGTCCGTGGTCCGCGCGGTGCGCGCTGCTCGCCGACGGGAGTACGGTCCGGCTGCGTCCCGCGTGCCCGGAGGACCGCGCGCAGGTGCTGCGCTTCTACGGCGAGATGTCGGCGGACAGCCTGCGCCGCCGGTTCTTCGTGGTGAGCCGCCGCTCCGGTGAACGGGCGGCCGACCGGCTCTGCGTGCCCGACACCCCCGGACACCGCACTTTGGCCGCCTTCCAGGGCGACCGGCTGGTCGGTGTCGCCGAGTACGAGACCGGCGACGCTCCGACCACCGCCGATATCGCCCTGGCGGTCGCCGACGACTGCCACCGCCGCGGCGTGGGCACCCTGCTGCTGGAGCACCTCGTGCACACCGCCCGCGAGAACGGCGTCACCGCCTTCACCGCCGACCTGCTCGCGGACAACCACCCCATCCACCGCGTCCTGGCCGATCTCGGGCTGCGCGTCACCCGGCGGTACGAGGGCACCACAGTGCACGGTGTCATCCGCCTCGAACCCGACGAGAGGTATCTGTCCGCCGTGGATCTGCGGGGGCGCACCGCCGACACCGCGAGCCTGCGCCCGTTGCTGCGGCCCCGCTCGGTCGCGGTCGTCGGAGCCGGGACCCGACCCGGGTCGGTGGGGCGGGCGGTCCTGCGCAACCTGCGCGGCGGCCACTTCCGCGGGCTCCTCCACGCGGTCAACCCGCATGCCCACGCGGTCCTGCACGTCCCCGCGTTCTCGTCCGTCGGCGACCTGCCGGCGCCGCCCGACCTCGCCGTCATCGCCGTACCGGCGGCGGACGTCCCCGGCGTCGCGGCGCAGTGCGGCCGGGCCGGGGTGAAGGCGCTGGTGGTGGTGACCGCCGGCCTGGACGCGGACCGGACCGCGGAGTTGACGGCGGCCTGCCGCCGCTGGGGCATGCGGATGGTCGGACCCAACTGCCTGGGCATCGCCAACACGGAACCGGGCGTCCGGCTCGACGCGACCTTCGCCGTCGGCCGGCCGCTGTCCGGCACCGCCGGTGTCGCCGTGCAGTCCGGGGGTGTCGGCATCGCGCTCCTCGACGGGCTCTCCCGCCTCGGCATCGGCGTCTCCAGCTTCGTCTCGCTCGGTGACAAGCGCGATGTCAGCGGCAACGACCTCCTCCAGTGGTGGGAGTGCGACGAGCGCACCGAACTGGCCCTGCTGCATCTGGAGTCGTTCGGGAACCCCCGGGCCTTCTCCCGTACGGCCCGGCGCGTCACCCGGCGCATGCCGGTGCTCACCGTCGACGCCGGACGGTCGGCGGCCGGCCGCCGGGCCGCCGCCTCGTACACCGCCGCCGCGCCCACGCCCACCATGACCCGTAGGGCGCTGTTCACCCAGGCCGGTATCACCGCCGCCCACACCCTCGGGGAACTCCTGGACACCGCGGCGCTGCTGCACTCCCAGCCGCTGCCCGCGGGCGAGCGGGTCGCCGTGATCTCCAACGCCGGTGGGGCCGGCGTCCTGGCTGCCGACGCCTGCGCCGACGCGGGGCTGGCCGTACCGGAACTTCCCACGGGGCTCGCTCAGGAACTGCTCGCCATGCTTCCAGCAGGCGCCGGTACCGGAAACCCCCCGGTCATCGCGCGGCCCGACGGCAGCACCGTCGTGGACGCCCGGGTGCGACTGTTGCCGCGCCGGGCGACCGACCCCTATCTGCGCCGGCTCCCGTGAGGCCGGCGGCGGACGGCGGGACGCGCGCAGGAGGGAACCGAGATGA
This window encodes:
- a CDS encoding CBS domain-containing protein, translating into MPNTPHGVSDVMTQPVAAVDREAGFKTIVETMQRWRVSALPVLSAERRVVGVVSEADLLPKEGFREADADRLERLRLSDDVRRAEALTAGELMTSPAVTVHGDAALAQAARTMATASVKRLPVVDGNGLLVGIVSRADLLKVFLRSDEDLAEEVRRVLVTFFAAPTKGLHVEVGDGVVTLSGRMRDRSLVPVVARLVRGIEGVVDVEYDVTGVAPVRVGPSTEGSSL
- a CDS encoding SDR family NAD(P)-dependent oxidoreductase, with product MTGADGRVALVTGASRGIGAATAGLLAARGMRVVVNYLRSTKAADEVVADIEAADGQAMAVQADVREAAAVESMVEQVQAAWGGIDVLVHNALIPYAVKSFQDMTWEELGGKIDAEMHAAFAVTKAVLPAMSEQGWGRIVYISTGLSRRPRTGMIALGAAKAALEQFARYLAQELGPQGITVNIVAAGPVEDTRMGSALDEKIKQRQVALTPMGRLARPADVAQAVAFYASEDNCFMTGTTAAVNGGMSMD
- a CDS encoding universal stress protein; translation: MSRPVAVGVDGSPASLAAADWGAREAVLRDLPLRLLHAWERQPHSHAPPAGPEAARRWSQGGPQELTDRLRQLHPDLDITADFVVGPPRDVLCQAAKDAEMLVIGTVGAGRLTGFLLGSVSMATVAHAEAPVVLVRAGRSVEQPPPGAEPGPPLPVVLGLDLSRPCNEVIGFAFETAAVRAAPLVVVHGWNPPPYHLYGLGAALRFGSDLSAGERDSVRQALRPWQERYPGVELAAQAVIGEPAHHLLDAATHAALVVIGRHRRTARPAPSHIGHIAHAVLHHCLAPVAVVPHG
- a CDS encoding molybdopterin dinucleotide binding domain-containing protein, which gives rise to MRRHGLLRREGGRHFAEAERELGVDDGSAAAGGSVSLQAVRCLGHCYTGPAALDGETPWPCPDADRPGEAKLYTGRFATADGRAHLASCPYLPPGEQAADDYPLITVTRRRPAHSNSGSMTRRTTNLLLESADWLDLHPDDADRYGLRDGDPVKVESRHGEARLLARVSGEVNPGQVFSAFHFPANGVNRLTSSHADPVRALRWRAQRGHDLPGRHVDAAQRAYRTVTSCLQRRLVSSAGAMLAPSAALSERSGTCAAAVGAAGDERVVMPLNHYVKSCDEITPVPRPDKERKDLYASVLDQTALRAVYELFSADTEHVVRSIALNGRVATIDRATGREVPPCLVSLQTVRDEFEQLVLTQVDPRACLKRPRSLVSLNP
- a CDS encoding tyrosine-type recombinase/integrase, with product MARDGRRERAWREDVANGSSSFKTCSCTRQGRCAHPYAIRYRDASGRQREETGYSTQQGALDRLTEIYNEKRNTPRQQAELKRELGKQRFGEYASAWLARQRHYTAGSTRTVNTLLQGQILPALESRRINTFTSTVVEDFIMSMEEGDVGLATWDAARKRAGITRKLNPYSLRHYFASNCLSKGIPITDVAEWMGHKNIGMTFRIYRHLMPASIGRAAKVLNEGL
- a CDS encoding GNAT family N-acetyltransferase, which produces MLRFYGEMSADSLRRRFFVVSRRSGERAADRLCVPDTPGHRTLAAFQGDRLVGVAEYETGDAPTTADIALAVADDCHRRGVGTLLLEHLVHTARENGVTAFTADLLADNHPIHRVLADLGLRVTRRYEGTTVHGVIRLEPDERYLSAVDLRGRTADTASLRPLLRPRSVAVVGAGTRPGSVGRAVLRNLRGGHFRGLLHAVNPHAHAVLHVPAFSSVGDLPAPPDLAVIAVPAADVPGVAAQCGRAGVKALVVVTAGLDADRTAELTAACRRWGMRMVGPNCLGIANTEPGVRLDATFAVGRPLSGTAGVAVQSGGVGIALLDGLSRLGIGVSSFVSLGDKRDVSGNDLLQWWECDERTELALLHLESFGNPRAFSRTARRVTRRMPVLTVDAGRSAAGRRAAASYTAAAPTPTMTRRALFTQAGITAAHTLGELLDTAALLHSQPLPAGERVAVISNAGGAGVLAADACADAGLAVPELPTGLAQELLAMLPAGAGTGNPPVIARPDGSTVVDARVRLLPRRATDPYLRRLP
- a CDS encoding recombinase family protein, with amino-acid sequence MGYARAFTVRQSLDTQLDSLTDAGVTRIFPEKISTRATRRPELERAVTFAREVRGSGLRVTLVVHERKRLGRGIDLATLAWSGVRPRGTTEQRLALKRHLQGRADRSRLVPRDFSGTFRRVSREGPDSA
- a CDS encoding ABC transporter substrate-binding protein, translating into MYRIDLAYVGRGLHEELAAYIADQQDYYADEGVHVALRDGCTWDIERLRRCATIGLGRALLSRLTDGIPWVALDVNTHHPLFWFLARHGLTSLTDLAGQRLAVHAPHTPPGCFARIVLRKAGLDPDRDVDTVVRSPGDYGMDLRRLREGTIDAAYVGSTMAPEAVAAEHGWQVPAWVGDHFQIPTVGVAVDPTYIDPDDPAVQAVVRAHRRALQVIHDDPDTTVRHMRTFLGGQTEDEVRAHYETFIAPYFTTDGQADLAVGDSAITEVAAELHVPATVTAAEFYRTATA
- a CDS encoding CBS domain-containing protein, translated to MAHTPHTVSDVMTRTVVAVGQEARFKEIVETMEQWQVSALPVLAGEGRVIGVVSEADLLPKEEFRDAAPDRMEQRQRLADLRKAGGLTAGELMSTPALTVRADETIAQAARTMARKSVKRLPVVDSHGMLQGVVSRADLLKVFLRSDEDLAAEVRTEIVDRLFTGTAQKVEVSVEEGVVTLRGPIRDTALLPVLSRLVRAVEGVVDVTFDVRTAPTTEKRTVAG
- a CDS encoding CBS domain-containing protein, producing MVERVGTPSLIVLVGYATARSTREIVAETERSRPMNVSKLMSAPAVAVPVGTDLREVARQMEEYGVGCLVVTDGGRLQGIVTDRDLAVRMLARGLDAGERVDAVMTLPVITVDVNDDVYDAYRAFRNSGVRRLPVLDGHRPVGMLTVDDLLMDVFQRVGDLLGPVAWSMVEGSSGSCTTDQS